A window of Neorhizobium galegae bv. orientalis str. HAMBI 540 genomic DNA:
GATGCAATCAACGGCGGCAAGCTGGGCCAGCTTGCCGGGCTTTCGGCGCGTTACTCCGATCCGGCCTTCTCTGTCGCCCATGGTGGTCATGTCAGGACCATTGCTGCAGGGCATTATACGGTCGCGGGCTTGTCGAAACATGTGCGGCTCGGCGAATTCGTCGCCCATCGCAGCGCGACCGGCATCCATCTCGGCGAAGTGGTTCGCGTCGAGCCGGACATCATCTATGTCTGCCCCATCGAACCCGGCGAGCCGATCGGCATCGGCGATACTGTCATTCGCAAGGGTGCCTTTCGTGTCGCTCCCGACGAGAGCTGGTGCGGGCGCACGATCAATTCGCTCGGTGAGCCAATCGACGGCAAGGGGCCGATCGCGCGCGGCCTTCATCCCCGTTCGATCGCCAATACGGCGCCACCCTCCATGACGCGCAGCCGCGTTGAAAAGGGTTTCAGGACCGGCGTCCGGGCAATCGACATCTTCTCGCCGCTCTGCCTCGGCCAGCGTCTTGGCATTTTCGCCGGTTCCGGCGTCGGCAAATCCACGCTTCTGTCGATGCTCGCCAGAGCCGACGCGTTCGACAAGGTGGTAATCGCGCTGGTCGGCGAACGCGGCCGCGAAGTGCGCGAATTCATCGAGGATACACTCGGCGAGCATATGTCGAAGTCAATCGCTATCGTCGCGACCAGCGACGAAAGCCCGATGCTCCGCAAGATGGCGCCACTGGTGGCGATCACCGTCGCCGAACATTTCCGCGACCAGGGCGACAACGTCCTGTTCATCGCCGACAGCGTCACCCGTTTTGCCCATGCGATCCGCGAGGTCGCGGTCGCGGCCGGAGAACCGCCGATCGCACGTGGGTATCCGGCATCCGTCTTCACCGAGCTGCCGCGCCTGCTCGAACGTGCCGGCCCGGGCGTCGAGGGCACGGGCACGATCACCGCGATCATCTCGATCCTGGTCGATGGCGACAACCACAACGACCCGATCGCCGACTCGACCCGCGGCATTCTCGACGGCCACATCGTTCTCGACCGTTCGCTTGCCGAAGAGGGCCGCTATCCGCCGATCAATCCGCTCGCCTCGATCTCGCGTCTCGCCCGCAAGGCCTGGACCGAGGATCAGGAAAAGCTGGTCTCGCGCCTGAAATCACTGGTCCACCGCTACGAAGAAACCCGCGATCTGCGCCTGATCGGCGGTTATCGCGCCGGCAGCGATCCGGATCTCGACATGGCGATCAAGCAGGTGCCGGTCATCTACGAAGTCCTGAAGCAGACGCCGGGAGAAAAGCCGACGCTTGATGCCTACGCGGATCTGGCCAATGCGCTCCGGGCGGCGGCGGGGCAGGGCAATCCGCAGTCGGCCATAGCAAGAAGGTGATTATTCGATGAGCGACAAGAACAATCAGGACGCGGCGGCTCAATCGAAGTCGGAAGAGGCACAGTCGCGATTGGGGGACAAGATCCTCGTCGCGACGGGCATCACGCTGGCCGCCGCCTCTGCCTTTTTTCCCTGGTACGTCTTCCTGAATGCCGACAAGTTCGGCATCCGCACGGAAGCACTCGGCCGCACCCGCGATCTGCCCCCCGGCGTTGCCCGCTCGGTCGTCACGGTATCGCCTCTCGCCATGACCGACAGTTCCAAGGACGACTGGCCGAAGCCCGTCGAGCCGACAGACGCGCTGACCACCGCCACCGCCTCGTCGCTCGGCGAGACCCGCAACACCGGTAGTGTCCGGGAAGAGCAACCCTTTCCGGGCAAAGGCAATTTCCGGCTGCTTCATGTCGCCAATGGCCGCGCGCTCATCGAAGACGGCTCCGGCATGTACATGGTCCGGGTAGGCTCGATCCTGCCCAACAACAGCAGGCTCGCCACGCTCGAACAACGGGACGGCAAGTGGGTGATCATTACTTCGAGCGGAGAAGTTTATCGTGACACCGGCGGCAGCGCGCGTCCGTAAGTCCGACGCAAGCTTACCGGCATAGTCTCCGGACAGAAGATGGAGACAGGCCCATGCAACCGATTCAATTGTTCGAAATGGCATCCCGGCAGGCCGATTGGCTCTCGGTGCGTCAGGAAGTTGTTGCGGGCAATATCGCGAATGCCAACACGCCGAAGTTCAAGGCGAAGGATATCACGCCTTTCAACTCGGTGCTGGACCGCACGCATGTTCCGATGGCTCGCACCAATCCGGGCCATTTCGCGAGCAACGACCTCAGCGATGAGATCGACATCAAGCCATCGGAACTGAACGACGAAGTCGGCGTCCAGGAATCCGGCAATACCGTCTCGCTGGCCGACGAGCTGACGAAGACGGGCGAAATCAAACGCCAATACGAATTGAGCACAGGACTAGTGAAATCGTTTCACAGCATGATGCTGACGTTAGTGAAGAGGTAAGCAAATGGATCCGCTTTCAGCCTCCTTGAAGATCGCTGGATCGGGAATGGAGGCGCAGTCGACACGTCTGCGCATCGTTTCCGAAAACATTGCCAACGCCCGCTCCACCGGCGACACGCCCGGCGCGGAGCCCTATCGCCGCAAGACGATTACCTTCGGCTCCGAGCTCGACAGGGCGAGCGGCGTAGACGTGGTGCAGGTGAAGAAGCTCGGCAACGACAGCTCGAAGTTCATCGAGGAGTATGATCCGGACCATCCGGCAGCCGACGCGAAGGGCATGGTCAAGCTGCCCAACGTCAACATGCTGATCGAAATGGCCGACATGCGTGAAGCCAATCGCTCCTACGACGCAAACATCCAGACCATCAAACAGACGCGCGAACTGATCGCTG
This region includes:
- the fliI gene encoding flagellar protein export ATPase FliI, with the translated sequence MMEAAILDAINGGKLGQLAGLSARYSDPAFSVAHGGHVRTIAAGHYTVAGLSKHVRLGEFVAHRSATGIHLGEVVRVEPDIIYVCPIEPGEPIGIGDTVIRKGAFRVAPDESWCGRTINSLGEPIDGKGPIARGLHPRSIANTAPPSMTRSRVEKGFRTGVRAIDIFSPLCLGQRLGIFAGSGVGKSTLLSMLARADAFDKVVIALVGERGREVREFIEDTLGEHMSKSIAIVATSDESPMLRKMAPLVAITVAEHFRDQGDNVLFIADSVTRFAHAIREVAVAAGEPPIARGYPASVFTELPRLLERAGPGVEGTGTITAIISILVDGDNHNDPIADSTRGILDGHIVLDRSLAEEGRYPPINPLASISRLARKAWTEDQEKLVSRLKSLVHRYEETRDLRLIGGYRAGSDPDLDMAIKQVPVIYEVLKQTPGEKPTLDAYADLANALRAAAGQGNPQSAIARR
- the flgB gene encoding flagellar basal body rod protein FlgB, producing the protein MQPIQLFEMASRQADWLSVRQEVVAGNIANANTPKFKAKDITPFNSVLDRTHVPMARTNPGHFASNDLSDEIDIKPSELNDEVGVQESGNTVSLADELTKTGEIKRQYELSTGLVKSFHSMMLTLVKR
- the flgC gene encoding flagellar basal body rod protein FlgC codes for the protein MDPLSASLKIAGSGMEAQSTRLRIVSENIANARSTGDTPGAEPYRRKTITFGSELDRASGVDVVQVKKLGNDSSKFIEEYDPDHPAADAKGMVKLPNVNMLIEMADMREANRSYDANIQTIKQTRELIAATIDLLKAGQ